Within Salvia splendens isolate huo1 chromosome 21, SspV2, whole genome shotgun sequence, the genomic segment ATTTTTAATGTTTCAACATGCTTCTCTTTGAATAAACTACATTgcatgaattaaataaattgcattttagCACAACttattatacttcctccgtccatcaaataatgttcaaatttactttttatatctGAAAAGTGGGTTTTACATGTCGCTATCTCATGGGTGATTCAAATGGCCCATAGGAAAAATGTTAATTAGTTTAAAAATTGTACTCCTATTGTTGTTATTTTGGAATAACAAACTAACTTGCTAGACATAAACCAATCGGTAAGCAGGACAACCATCGGTTTGGGGCTTGATTGACAAATTGATTCGATTAATAACCAAACCAAACCGCCAATCAACCACTCAAGGTAggaatgagaaaaaaatagagataaaatattatttttttatcataaaaggAAATGTCTCACGGACATGAACACAAAAGGCATTATAATTTAACCGATTTTAAAGATActcaattgaattaaaaaatcaaaaattgagGAATATAACCTGAATCCTATCTGCTTAAACATATAACACAAAGCCAACTTGAAGAATGAAAGTGAAAGTGCAGATGCATTTATCCACATATTATTCCATTCTAATCTACTGTTATATAACAATCCATGACAAGTACAAGAGGTAACGCAACGCAGAAAGCCGGTTTTGATAAAACTCTGGAATGTTACAAACAGTTTCAATCTTTCAGGTACCTTTTCCCTGCTGGATTTGCTGAAGAAGCACTGCAGCGAGATGCAGCGTTGCTTCCAGACGTTTCTGTGGGTCAGCATCGGGATCATCTTGCTCGGCAGTTTGAAGTTGTTGCTGCTGCTGGTGAGTTAACTGAGCCTCTCGTTGGGATGCAACTAAATTTGGGGATTGCTGCTGCAGCTGCCGCGCTTGATTATTATACTGTGATGGTGGGAAATCGGAGGACATCTGATCATTAGGTAATCCGTAATTTTGGGGCATTCTGTGCAGGTATCCAGGTTGATTGAGGTTTCCTCCTGATGGTTTATACTCTCCGGAGCTCGAGTGTCCCTGTTGGCTGAGAAGAGACGACGCCGGCTGAGCAAGTTCCGGTGGGAGACCTGCAACAGGCGATGGTGAAGGAATAGAAGGGTTCTCCTGAATAGGCCACTTTCCATTTCCACTGGTGGGGAGACCGGAGTTACCAGGTGTATAGCTACTGTGAGTTACTTCCTGCATTTGTCGAGGAACTGAATAGTAGGGATGACCCATGGAACTCGTTGGAGGATTGGATGCCTGTGGTGTAATATCTCTAATACTGGAGTTCGAGTTCTGATAATCGTGGGGGATTGCAGGCTTCCGATCATAATCAGAAGATGAATTCCCCAGAATAGGAGCTACAGTTGCAGGTTTTCCATATCCAGTAAGAGGTGGTGGAGGCGGCAAGTAAGGCAGCGAGGGTGAGACTTGATTCTGGTCTACTGAGTCATTCTGAAACGAGTTGAATGAAGTTTCTCGGAATTCGTTTGGAGGGAGGGAGCCATAGCTAGAACCAAAAGGATCTATCCTCAAGACAACACCAGATATGCTCACTTTACCAGGTACTTTCAGAACTTTTTCAGAGAACTCGGACGGAGGTATGAGGAATAAGGTGTTCCGTTCATCCAATTTCACGACAGCTGCCCGCTGCTTCTCCCCAAGATAGCTCATGAATTCATTGTAATATGAAATGTCGGGATCATTTGCTGGGGCAAAAAATACAGCCGAAGCACTAGCCGCCTGATAGTAATGCTTTGCAAGCATGTCTAAGCTGGTCCTCGCTGTACAATCGAGAATTTCTGGCCTGCACCATTCAAGATCATTTCATGAGTAATATGGAAGCACAAGGTGAAATAGGTAATGAAAAGGCTATCGTCAATTGCACaaaatttcaagaaattctcAGCAGTCGCCATATTCTTTTAACAGGTTTATAATCGGCTACTACTTACAGGACCATGTCCGGCGGTTTACCAACAGGAAAGCAGCGAGCACGGCAAACCATTGTTCCTCCCTTGGCTATCATTCCCTCCCACCTCCACACTTCTTTTGAGGAAGATCCACGTGAGTCAGGAGTAAATTTTCTCCGATCAAGGGGAGGCATCGGCGTAGGAGCAACCTGAAAATCGTCATATGGTGCATTCCAATGATCACCCCTTTCCATAAATGGTTGGCCAGTGTTCATCAAATGCTCAGGAATGGATCTATAACCTGAATGTCTGGAATTGTCATCATCTAGGAGACCAGACTGAGGAATATTACGAGAAGGCATTCGTTTTGATCTCTCCAAATCAGATAATGGAAAATCTGGTAACTCATTATCAGTAGGAAATGTGATGGTCTTCGCTTTTTTTGTCCCGTGCAAGAGAGAGACATCTTCAGGTAAATCCCATGGATCATCATACATAGGACCTTGATGAGGATAACCTTCAGGAGAGAATTCACGAATACGTACTCTCATGTTCCTTGAAGGGCTATGGGGATGATCATAAATATCTGGGGATAACCCTAGCTCAGACCCTTGACCGCTGAATCTTCTCCGCTCATGGATATCATTTCTCCCGGACCACGAATTATTATTCCTTATGTTGCGATCACGACGATCCATATTCGACACAGAAGGAGATCTCATGCTGGGATCCCCAGATTTATGACCATACTCCCTATCAGCTGggaaataatcaaaatattcaGTCCGTCCATATTTTACAATGTGTGGTGAAGGAGGAACATTTGAGTTCCTCTCTCTGTTTGATTGCCCCATCTCGTTCTTTGCAAAACATATATGTACACGGGGATTTCCAAATAACTTACCCTGCAGAGTTTCTTTAGCATTGCAGGCCTCCATCACATCTCTGAATCGAACAAATGCATAAGTGCGGCCTGGAAATGCAGTTATCTTCTCAATATCACCAAACCGTGAAAAGGCCTTTCTCAAAAGAAATTCATCTACTTTTAGTTGGGCAGGAAATCCAATCCACAAGACTTcacttggttctgcatttttgtcaTTGGTCTTGGATTTTCTGTGATGTAATGACTCAGGACTAGAGTAACGCATTCTTGCGTCCCTCGAGGAGAAGGGAGACCCTCGTCCCCTGGGATGTGAATTGTCCCTCTGTTCTCGCTCAGCGTAGTCTGCATCACGTGGTGGAACTAATGATTTTTCCTGCAAATTTGAACTCCATTACAACTATTGAATCACACTTAAAAAGTCAATGCTTCTTCCGCAACCCTAATCCATAATTAAATTGTTCAAGATGCAACTGCATTAGATTCCTTCCaacctctctcactctctctctctctctctctctctcgctctgtGACAGACACAAACGCATACACATGTTCTAGCCCCCAGGTCAATGTGCACTGATTCTTCTCGAATAAGACATTTCAGGGTTTACTTTAGAAAAATCAGCAAAGAGATTTTATAGTCTAAACATTTGAGAGTTGAGAGAAACACAAATTGAGAAAGTACTGAAAAGAAAAGTCCACCTTCCTATTATCCATATCATTTTGGGACCGGAGAAACAGTGCCTAAATTCTAAGAAAGAAATTTCATTTTCACTGTGGCATAAaacagaaggaaaaaaaaatgaaccATGATATCTTGACACCGTTCCAAATCAAAAAAGTAGCAGTCGATAAATCAAAATGCTGAGAAACACAAAAGAGAGGAAAAGGTCTCACTTATGCAGACAAACAGAGGTTTCACATAGTTTCAGCATAATAGCAACATATAAGCCTTCAAGCAGTAGTTTGGTAATGAGTTTTGCGACCACAAGCATCAGAGGATTTCACATTGTTTCACTCGCTTGACAGTAGATGAGCTAAGATATAGGAAAATCCCTCGAAAGAAATAAAATGGATACACTAAATTTGTACATAcatgtgtgagtgtgtgtggaAAGTTATCTGCTAAGGGTACCAACAAAAAAAAGTCCTGCATATAGCATCTAAACAGGGAGATGCATCCAGTATAAATCTCAAGTGAACAAAAAGATTGAACCAGAGTAATTCACAAAGATCTCCAACTTCTGAGGTCCAAAAGAGTTAACAAAAGAATTCATTTCTAGGTCACCAATGGCTTTGCTCCTTAACACCAGCATTCAGAATTCTCAGTGATAGCCTGAGAACAATACCTACCCCTAAAACAATCTTCTTACTACCTTAACTGACATTCctaataatttcaaattttcaaataatgtcTCACCTAACCATAATTCACACGTGCTTAAAGTTCCATGAGTTGCACATTTTTTAGTGCACCTTGGTTAAGCAGAAATAAAGGAACTCAAAAAACCTAGGGTCTCCTAGCCTTCATTAAAAAACATGGAAGCAAGTGTAGACCTCAGCCTATACATCAGCCCATGGTTTCAGACTAGATTATCCCCTTATATACAGATATTGGCCTATATAAGATAAGAAAATCCTAAGTACCCTTGGAAAAGTTTTGTTGAGGAGTGTCTAGCAGCTATACATGTGTTTTCTTAGGTTTTCTTGATAAAATGACTAGCTGCAGCTATTATATAACCAAGAACTACATGTCAATGCAGCAACCAACTTCACCATTATCGTCACAGCTTAATATTAATGCTGAGAAAAGATTTCAAAAGAAATCAGAAAGGGGAATCTCTATACAGCATTCTGCTTATCATCAACAGCTGAGAGAATCACGCTACTACATTCATGTGTTCTTTCTCCTGACAAGCATGTTATTGAACTAAACCAGAATGCTAGCCAGTTGGAATAATTAGTAGGAAAAGTTTATCAATCAGAGCAAGAATCAGATACATAGGTTTATGGTTAATTCGATTCGAAATTGCATTGTACATTTCATTCATTGACTCCACATGCTTTTCGTTGACGTTTGGCTGTATGTGATGTTTGTTCTTTTTGTTGGAGTTGAGATGCACTAATATGGGGCATGCATTTGATGGTGACTATGTTATAAAGGTACTTTGCTTCCTTGAAACAGAAACTCTTTTGACCCCATCCTGAAGTCTTGGTCCATATCACACATACGGCATAATGCTATATATCAGGAATGGGCAACTGTGGTGACAGTTTAGACCTTCCCATTTCTTTGGAGGAATGGATTTCACCATACAGCCGAACTCTTCCATGGATACATGTGGCCCAACTCACTTGACCATGAACAATATATCTTCGTCTCTCTAAAAACAGAATTGCATAAAAGATACATGTATCATGGGCCAAATATGTTTCATCACTATGAAATGAACAACTTATATTTATCGCATCATTAGAGACGTGCAgactgttttcttcatctttatTGTTTTCAACTTTCCTGAGAAAAGTGATTTGAGTTTCTAATGCAATCACTGGCTACCAGGTACAAGCTATGGGAAAACATAATAACGATATGCTTGGTTTGATGCAATGGAATTGCATATGGTACATGAAAAAATACAAGATCAGATATTACTTGCAGTGTTGTCAGAAGTAACAGTGCCGAACAATAAGTTCAATACGTGAATATACAGTTGTGAGGGTATAAAGTTGTGTATTAGCATTGTGATGAGATGAGAAGTCCTGCTTGATTTGAAAAGCAAAGTAGATTCCAATAAGAGGTTTGTTTGTTGTCTAAAGTTAGTTGTGTTATTGTGTACATCCACCAAGTTGCAAAATGCTGCTTTTTGTAGCAATGTTTGATATACTGAGACCACAAAGTGGGATACATATTATGGTTTGGGGAACGGAAACCACAAATTCAGTACTACACATTTCAACTAATTCCAACTTTTGGAAACATGTCTGGAGATATATGCCTTAGAGGGCCTGCTGATCAATGCTAATCCTATTCATGTGATGTAAATCCCAGCAACCAACAAGAATATAAAGTCTTGACTTTTCTGGCTACCGGATGCACATATATAAGAAATAGAGCTAGTTGGCATAGCTTTCTTCATCATATGAAGAATTTACTAGAGATGATTTCTGGCAAATTATACATGTAACAGTAAAATATACTCAAGAACATTCTAGAGCCTATTTCAGATAATTTTATTCTGCAAGATCCCACGAGAAATTACTAAGAAAAGACAAGGATGAGGCAAGGTGGTTTCAGGCATTTTCAAGCATGATTTGATGAAGTACAAAATCTAATTTATCTGCCAGCATACGTTCATAAATGACGTCATTTATGAAAACCAAAATCCAACGTATAATTTTTGCTACAAATATATAACTTATAGGAAATGTATCCGCCTAATAACTGTCAGATGCGGTGTAATGGACAGGGCAGAAGAAGGCTTTGCACCAAATATGTCCCTTTTAATCCTCTTGGAGGGATTTCTAGAatgatgtatgtatgtgtgaataGTTTGTTTCCCTCCAAACTCTTAACCGAAATCAACACTACTGTAGAATCATCTTACATCCTCCTAATCCCTATTTAGTGCAATCACTAGAAATTATCTGGATTCACATCAATTCCAAACCTATCAAATATGATTTTGCAGTTTTCTAGGGCAGGTGGTTTGAAATTGTCTAATCAAATGTGGGTCGTGACAAGTTATTGATTTCCTGGTCCACAATGGTGTTTCACCTTTGTCAGTGCAACTGAAAATTTGTTGGTTGAATTAGAGTACTTTGCAGTAACTCTTCCACATGTTAAATTGTGTGCTCTTTCAATTGCATCTATGATAAACAGAGCAGTAACAGGTAAAACTTAGGCATGTTTCCACTTAAGAAGAGTTGCACAAAGAATCCACATTTTGATGGCAAGATCACGTGCAAAAAGGAGGCATTGATTCAGCACCTCGGATTGCATTGATGTAAGATGTTTTTCAAGAAATAGCTGAACTTGTTCTAAGTAATTGCACATCAGACTGTGGAGCAAAATGAGGATCAGCATCTTAATCAATTAAAAGTGAGCCTAATTAAGTGTCTATTTTTCTGCATCCCCTTTGATGTTGGAATGGAAGATAAGAAGAGTGGAACCCTTTGAATAATGAATAGTAACTGATATGCAAAGAATGAGATGGAATTGATTGTGCAATGAGTCGAATCTccatgtgtgtgtattttgggaTCTTCAGCAGTATAACAAACACCCTATCTTGAACGGAGGTTAATGAATAGCAGAACAGGAAAGGCATCAATACAGTACCAGAGGAAATAAGACAAGGATTGGCAAAACTAACCGCCTTGGCATACTCAATTCTAAGTGGATTGCCTTCGATACCAAAACCTTGAAGCTCTTTAAAGGCAGCATAGGCATCTTCttcatttatataattaataaaagcaTAGCTCCTGCCTGGTTGAAATGCAATGCTCTCAAGCTCTCCAAAGTGTAAAAAGTGATGTGCTACATCACTTTCACTTAAGTTATGAGGAAGATTTCCAACCCAGAGGTGCCTTGAAGGCGGATTACTCCCCCGACCATGGTAGGATCTATCTTCTGATCTTGAAGGGTAATCCCGACGAGGTCTGCCTCTTCCTTCTCTGAAGCTCTATAGAAGAATCAACAAATAAGATAAATCAACCTAAAAGATGAGCATATAGTTTCCAAACAAACACACCATTAACATAATTAGGCTATTTACAGAAGTAAGTTAAATACGGATAGTCCTGCAAATTGGACTCCAAAAAAAATGCAGAAAAAGCATAACAAACATTCAGAAAAAAGAAAACACGCCAAATACAGCAATTTgttttcaattaaataaatatatgcaaGCGCATAGTACAAGCAAAGACTACAATGTGGTGAATAAAATAAGACAGCAAACATAGTAAATAATAAAGGAGGCAATACAGATTTAAACGGAAAATCCTTTCAAAGAAAAAGCATTAACCAACACAAATAGGATCTAAATACGAAGCTCCAAGGAGAGCAGGATCATCCACAATATGTGTACATTACGGTAAAACGAATAGTATCATCtatcaaaagcaaaagcaaaataTAAAAATCTAACGAATTTTAAAATGACAACGGATAAATGGAGGTGAAAATTCGCTAAACCTAAGACCTGATCGCATAAATATTTAGGCACTAGAAATTTCCAATAAAACTAAAATCAAGCCAATTCTAAGCAATTGGACATTGGAGAAATCAGTTTAAGATGTAATTCGATAGATACACATACGgttcaaagaaaacaaaaataaataaagattaaaTAGGAAATTAAGAACTACTACCATTCTACTTGGTGTACAAACTTCAATCGGAGAGAAGTGTAGAAGACCGACGGTGAATCCGGGAGAAGCTCGCCTTCAAATATACTGGCGGCAGAATTACGTGTCTGTGTATCAATG encodes:
- the LOC121784708 gene encoding flowering time control protein FPA-like; the protein is MSFREGRGRPRRDYPSRSEDRSYHGRGSNPPSRHLWVGNLPHNLSESDVAHHFLHFGELESIAFQPGRSYAFINYINEEDAYAAFKELQGFGIEGNPLRIEYAKAEKSLVPPRDADYAEREQRDNSHPRGRGSPFSSRDARMRYSSPESLHHRKSKTNDKNAEPSEVLWIGFPAQLKVDEFLLRKAFSRFGDIEKITAFPGRTYAFVRFRDVMEACNAKETLQGKLFGNPRVHICFAKNEMGQSNRERNSNVPPSPHIVKYGRTEYFDYFPADREYGHKSGDPSMRSPSVSNMDRRDRNIRNNNSWSGRNDIHERRRFSGQGSELGLSPDIYDHPHSPSRNMRVRIREFSPEGYPHQGPMYDDPWDLPEDVSLLHGTKKAKTITFPTDNELPDFPLSDLERSKRMPSRNIPQSGLLDDDNSRHSGYRSIPEHLMNTGQPFMERGDHWNAPYDDFQVAPTPMPPLDRRKFTPDSRGSSSKEVWRWEGMIAKGGTMVCRARCFPVGKPPDMVLPEILDCTARTSLDMLAKHYYQAASASAVFFAPANDPDISYYNEFMSYLGEKQRAAVVKLDERNTLFLIPPSEFSEKVLKVPGKVSISGVVLRIDPFGSSYGSLPPNEFRETSFNSFQNDSVDQNQVSPSLPYLPPPPPLTGYGKPATVAPILGNSSSDYDRKPAIPHDYQNSNSSIRDITPQASNPPTSSMGHPYYSVPRQMQEVTHSSYTPGNSGLPTSGNGKWPIQENPSIPSPSPVAGLPPELAQPASSLLSQQGHSSSGEYKPSGGNLNQPGYLHRMPQNYGLPNDQMSSDFPPSQYNNQARQLQQQSPNLVASQREAQLTHQQQQQLQTAEQDDPDADPQKRLEATLHLAAVLLQQIQQGKGT